The following nucleotide sequence is from Saccharothrix texasensis.
GGCGACGATCGCCGCCCTGGTCCGGTTGCTGGAGCCGCTGGACTTCGCCGCGCCCGCCGTGCGCACGGCGGTCTCGCGCACCGTGCGGCAGGGCTGGCTGGAGCCGGTCCGCCTGCCGGACGGCCCCGGCTACGCGATGACACCTCGCGCGGAACGGCGGCTGGACGAGGCGGCGGCCCGCATCTACCGCACCCGGCCGTCCACGTGGGACGGTCGCTGGCACGTGGTGGTGCTGGAGGAGCTGCCCGCGCGCGAGGCGCGGGACCGGCTCGCCTCCTCGCTGCAATTGCTCGGTTACGGCGCGCTCGGGCCCGTGACGTGGATCGCACCGCGCCGGTCGCCGGAGCTGGCGGACGTGCTGACCGGGGAGGACGTCCGGGGCAGCACGTTCCACGGCGAGCACGAGGGCGACCCGGCGGAGCTGGCGGCGCGCGCCTGGGACCTGTCCACGCTGGGGCGGGACTACGCGCGGTTCGTGGCCGAGTGGGAGCCGGTGATGTCCGCTGTGGACGGTACGTCGCCGTCGGCGGCGTTCGCGGCTTCGCAGCGGTTCCTGCACGCCTGGCGCAAGTTCCTGTTCCGCGACCCGGGCCTGCCGCGCGAGCTGCTGCCCGCCGACTGGCCGGGCGCGGCGGCGGCCGCGTTCTTCGACCGGCACACCGACCGGCTCGCGCCGGCGGTGGCCGAGTTCGTCGACGACTCCCTCGCACACCACTGAACCGGAGGTCACCCCGTGTCCGAACTCCTCATCGACGACGCTGACGGCGTTCGCACCTTCACGCTGAACCGGCCCGAGTCGTTCAACTCGTTCACGGTGGCGTTGAAGGAGCGGTTCCTGGAGGCCGTGGTCGAGACCGCCGCGGACGACGCCGTGCGGGCGGTGGTCGTCACGGGGGCGGGGAAGGCGTTCTGCGCCGGTCAGGACCTCAAGGAGCACGTCGCGCTGCTGGAGGCGGGCGACCCGGCGCCGCTGCACACGGTGGAGCGGCACTACAACCCGCTGATCAAGGCGATCGTGGGGATGCCGAAGCCGGTGATCGCGGCGGTGAACGGGATGGCGGCGGGCGCGGGGGCGTCGCTGGCGTACGCGTGCGACCTGCGGGTGGCCGGCGCGGGGGCGAAGTTCCTGATGGCGTTCGCGAACGTGGGGTTGACCGCGGACTCGGGCGCGTCGTGGACGTTGCCGAGGCTGATCGGGCACGGCCGGGCGATGGAGATGATGCTGCTCGCGCAGCCGGTCGCCGCGGAGGAGGCGTTGCGGATCGGCATGGTCGGCCAGGTCGTGCCGGACGGCGAGGTGCTGTCGACGGCGCAGGCGCTGGCCCGTCAGCTGGCGGCCGGGCCGACCACGGCGTACGCCAAGATCAAGGAGGCGATGGCGTTCTCCGGTGAGCTGGCGGCGGCGCTGGACGTGGAGGCGCGCACGCAGGCGGAGGCGGGCGCGACGGCCGACCACCGCGAGGCGGTGGCCGCGTTCGTGGCGAAGCGGAAGCCGACGTTCACCGGCCGGTGACGCGCCGGCGCCCGCGGGTGGCCGGCTGGGACGTGGCGCGGAAGCAGGCCGCGATGTGGT
It contains:
- a CDS encoding PaaX family transcriptional regulator, producing MRARSALFDVYGGHLRERGGAATIAALVRLLEPLDFAAPAVRTAVSRTVRQGWLEPVRLPDGPGYAMTPRAERRLDEAAARIYRTRPSTWDGRWHVVVLEELPAREARDRLASSLQLLGYGALGPVTWIAPRRSPELADVLTGEDVRGSTFHGEHEGDPAELAARAWDLSTLGRDYARFVAEWEPVMSAVDGTSPSAAFAASQRFLHAWRKFLFRDPGLPRELLPADWPGAAAAAFFDRHTDRLAPAVAEFVDDSLAHH
- a CDS encoding enoyl-CoA hydratase-related protein, with the translated sequence MSELLIDDADGVRTFTLNRPESFNSFTVALKERFLEAVVETAADDAVRAVVVTGAGKAFCAGQDLKEHVALLEAGDPAPLHTVERHYNPLIKAIVGMPKPVIAAVNGMAAGAGASLAYACDLRVAGAGAKFLMAFANVGLTADSGASWTLPRLIGHGRAMEMMLLAQPVAAEEALRIGMVGQVVPDGEVLSTAQALARQLAAGPTTAYAKIKEAMAFSGELAAALDVEARTQAEAGATADHREAVAAFVAKRKPTFTGR